The genomic stretch CGGCATCCTTCACGCCGAAGCCGACGGCGACCGGCACCGTGGCGAACTGCCGGGCCAGGGCCAGCATGGCCGGCACCTCGCCCAGGGCGCTGCCTTCACGGGCGCCGGTCACGCCGGTGACACTGACCGCGTAGAGAAAGCCTGTGCACGCCCGCGCCACGAGTTCCACACGCGCCGGCGTACTGGTCGGGGCGATCAGGAAGGTCACGGCCAGCCCGTACTCGGCGGCCAGATCCGCGATCTCCAGATCCTGATCCGGCGGCAGATCCGGGAGGATCAGGCCGTCCACGCCGGCCTCGGCCGCCAGCCGCATGAACTCGCGCGGGCCGACCGCGTAGATCGGATTGACATAGGTCATGACGACGATCGGCGTGTCGTGGCGCGTCCGCAGCGCGGCGATCAGCTCCAGCGTGCGCCGGGTGCTGGTGCCGCCATCCAGCGCCTGTTCGCTGGCCCGCTGGATGGTGGGGCCGTCCCCGAGCGGATCGGAGTACGGAATGCCGACCTCCATCAGGTCGGCGTGGGCGAGCAGGGCGTCGGCCACGG from Deinococcus sp. AB2017081 encodes the following:
- the trpA gene encoding tryptophan synthase subunit alpha; translated protein: MTVTQARGVARIHAAFERARAQGRAAFIPFMTAGYPSADAFPAVADALLAHADLMEVGIPYSDPLGDGPTIQRASEQALDGGTSTRRTLELIAALRTRHDTPIVVMTYVNPIYAVGPREFMRLAAEAGVDGLILPDLPPDQDLEIADLAAEYGLAVTFLIAPTSTPARVELVARACTGFLYAVSVTGVTGAREGSALGEVPAMLALARQFATVPVAVGFGVKDAATAAEVARVADGVVVGSAFITAIQRGEDVGALARGIAQGCRIA